Proteins encoded by one window of Cervus canadensis isolate Bull #8, Minnesota chromosome 18, ASM1932006v1, whole genome shotgun sequence:
- the ACP4 gene encoding testicular acid phosphatase isoform X2: MSRWGCGADSALSSASGCVEMAGPGFRGHPAGPLLLLLLLPPALTEGPLVFVAVVFRHGDRAPLASYPTDPHKEVASTLWPRGLGQLTEEGVRQQLELGRFLRSRYEDFLSPEYRREEVYIRSTDFDRTLESAQANLAGLFPEAAPGRSEAAWRPIPVHTVPVTEDKLLRFPTRSCPRYRELLREATEAAEYQTALEGWTDFLTRLENFTGLSLVGEPLRKAWKVLDTLICQQAHGLSLPSWASPDVLQTLAQISALDIGAHVGPPQAAEKAQLSGGILLDAILANFSRVQRLGLPLKMVMYSAHDSTLLALQGALGLYDGHTPPYAACLGFEFRRRLADADRDDADRDHPGFKVSGREGEEGPRRPLSPSRNVTVSLFYRNDSAGLPLTLRLPGCPAPCPLSRFRQLTAPARPPAHGIPCHGSHEPATPAATVVPLLAGAVAVLAALSMGLGLLAWRPGCLRAWGGPV, encoded by the exons ATGAGCAGGTGGGGCTGCGGCGCAGACAGTGCGCTGAGCTCAGCGTCTGGCTGTGTGGAGATGGCCGGGCCAGGGTTTCGGGGCCACCCCGCCGGacctctcctgctgctgctgctgctgcccccagccctgaCGGAAGGACCCCTGGTCTTCGTGGCGGTG GTGTTCCGCCATGGCGACCGGGCCCCGCTGGCCTCCTACCCCACTGACCCTCACAAGGAGGTTGCATCCACCCTGTGGCCACGTGGCCTGGGCCAGCTGACCGAG GAGGGGGTCCGCCAGCAGCTGGAGCTGGGCCGCTTCCTGAGGAGCCGCTACGAGGACTTTCTGAGCCCCGAGTACCGGCGGGAAGAG gTGTACATTCGCAGCACAGACTTTGACCGGACACTGGAGAGTGCTCAGGCCAACCTGGCGGGGCTGTTCCCTGAGGCCGCCCCAGGGCGCTCCGAGGCTGCCTGGAGGCCCATCCCTGTGCACACCGTGCCGGTCACTGAGGACAAG CTGCTGAGGTTCCCTACGCGCAGCTGTCCCCGATACCGTGAGCTGCTGAGGGAGGCCACGGAGGCCGCTGAGTACCAGACCGCCCTGGAGGGCTGGACG GACTTCTTGACTCGCCTGGAGAACTTCACGGGGCTGTCGCTGGTCGGGGAGCCGCTGCGCAAGGCGTGGAAGGTCCTGGACACTCTGATTTGCCAG cAAGCTCATGGTCTTTCCCTCCCATCCTGGGCCTCCCCAGATGTCCTGCAGACACTAGCTCAGATCTCGGCTCTGGATATCGGAGCTCACGTCGGACCACCCCAGGCAGCGGAGAAGGCCCAGCTGAGTGGGG GAATCCTGCTAGATGCCATCCTGGCTAACTTCTCCCGGGTGCAGCGCTTGGGGCTGCCACTCAAAATGGTTATGTATTCCGCT CACGACAGCACTCTCCTGGCCCTCCAGGGGGCCCTGGGTCTGTACGACGGGCACACACCGCCTTACGCCGCCTGCCTCGGCTTTGAGTTCCGGCGGCGTTTGGCCGACGCGGACCGCGACGACGCAGACCGCGACCACCCAGG ATTCAAAGTCAGCGGCAGGGAAGGCGAGGAGGGACCAAGGcgccccctctctccctccaggaACGTCACCGTCTCCCTCTTCTACCGCAACGACTCTGCTGGCCTGCCCTTGACTCTCCGCCTCCCCGGgtgcccagccccctgcccactaAGCCGATTCCGCCAGCTGACGGCCCCCGCCCGGCCTCCGGCTCACGGGATCCCCTGCCACGGCTCCCACGAGCCCGCCACCCCCGCAG CCACCGTGGTGCCCCTGTTGGCTGGGGCTGTGGCCGTGCTGGCGGCCCTCAGCATGGGGCTGGGCCTGCTGGCCTGGAGACCTGGCTGCTTGCGGGCCTGGGGGGGCCCCGTGTGA
- the ACP4 gene encoding testicular acid phosphatase isoform X1 — MSRWGCGADSALSSASGCVEMAGPGFRGHPAGPLLLLLLLPPALTEGPLVFVAVVFRHGDRAPLASYPTDPHKEVASTLWPRGLGQLTEEGVRQQLELGRFLRSRYEDFLSPEYRREEVYIRSTDFDRTLESAQANLAGLFPEAAPGRSEAAWRPIPVHTVPVTEDKLLRFPTRSCPRYRELLREATEAAEYQTALEGWTDFLTRLENFTGLSLVGEPLRKAWKVLDTLICQQAHGLSLPSWASPDVLQTLAQISALDIGAHVGPPQAAEKAQLSGGILLDAILANFSRVQRLGLPLKMVMYSAHDSTLLALQGALGLYDGHTPPYAACLGFEFRRRLADADRDDADRDHPGFKVSGREGEEGPRRPLSPSRNVTVSLFYRNDSAGLPLTLRLPGCPAPCPLSRFRQLTAPARPPAHGIPCHGSHEPATPAGDGPRRWGGSGGRRSRDSHPRVLPAATVVPLLAGAVAVLAALSMGLGLLAWRPGCLRAWGGPV; from the exons ATGAGCAGGTGGGGCTGCGGCGCAGACAGTGCGCTGAGCTCAGCGTCTGGCTGTGTGGAGATGGCCGGGCCAGGGTTTCGGGGCCACCCCGCCGGacctctcctgctgctgctgctgctgcccccagccctgaCGGAAGGACCCCTGGTCTTCGTGGCGGTG GTGTTCCGCCATGGCGACCGGGCCCCGCTGGCCTCCTACCCCACTGACCCTCACAAGGAGGTTGCATCCACCCTGTGGCCACGTGGCCTGGGCCAGCTGACCGAG GAGGGGGTCCGCCAGCAGCTGGAGCTGGGCCGCTTCCTGAGGAGCCGCTACGAGGACTTTCTGAGCCCCGAGTACCGGCGGGAAGAG gTGTACATTCGCAGCACAGACTTTGACCGGACACTGGAGAGTGCTCAGGCCAACCTGGCGGGGCTGTTCCCTGAGGCCGCCCCAGGGCGCTCCGAGGCTGCCTGGAGGCCCATCCCTGTGCACACCGTGCCGGTCACTGAGGACAAG CTGCTGAGGTTCCCTACGCGCAGCTGTCCCCGATACCGTGAGCTGCTGAGGGAGGCCACGGAGGCCGCTGAGTACCAGACCGCCCTGGAGGGCTGGACG GACTTCTTGACTCGCCTGGAGAACTTCACGGGGCTGTCGCTGGTCGGGGAGCCGCTGCGCAAGGCGTGGAAGGTCCTGGACACTCTGATTTGCCAG cAAGCTCATGGTCTTTCCCTCCCATCCTGGGCCTCCCCAGATGTCCTGCAGACACTAGCTCAGATCTCGGCTCTGGATATCGGAGCTCACGTCGGACCACCCCAGGCAGCGGAGAAGGCCCAGCTGAGTGGGG GAATCCTGCTAGATGCCATCCTGGCTAACTTCTCCCGGGTGCAGCGCTTGGGGCTGCCACTCAAAATGGTTATGTATTCCGCT CACGACAGCACTCTCCTGGCCCTCCAGGGGGCCCTGGGTCTGTACGACGGGCACACACCGCCTTACGCCGCCTGCCTCGGCTTTGAGTTCCGGCGGCGTTTGGCCGACGCGGACCGCGACGACGCAGACCGCGACCACCCAGG ATTCAAAGTCAGCGGCAGGGAAGGCGAGGAGGGACCAAGGcgccccctctctccctccaggaACGTCACCGTCTCCCTCTTCTACCGCAACGACTCTGCTGGCCTGCCCTTGACTCTCCGCCTCCCCGGgtgcccagccccctgcccactaAGCCGATTCCGCCAGCTGACGGCCCCCGCCCGGCCTCCGGCTCACGGGATCCCCTGCCACGGCTCCCACGAGCCCGCCACCCCCGCAGGTGACGGCCCTCGgcgctggggtgggagtggggggcgcCGGTCTCGAGACTCACACCCCCGTGTTCTCCCCGCAGCCACCGTGGTGCCCCTGTTGGCTGGGGCTGTGGCCGTGCTGGCGGCCCTCAGCATGGGGCTGGGCCTGCTGGCCTGGAGACCTGGCTGCTTGCGGGCCTGGGGGGGCCCCGTGTGA
- the ACP4 gene encoding testicular acid phosphatase isoform X3, with protein sequence MSRWGCGADSALSSASGCVEMAGPGFRGHPAGPLLLLLLLPPALTEGPLVFVAVVFRHGDRAPLASYPTDPHKEVASTLWPRGLGQLTEEGVRQQLELGRFLRSRYEDFLSPEYRREEVYIRSTDFDRTLESAQANLAGLFPEAAPGRSEAAWRPIPVHTVPVTEDKLLRFPTRSCPRYRELLREATEAAEYQTALEGWTDFLTRLENFTGLSLVGEPLRKAWKVLDTLICQQAHGLSLPSWASPDVLQTLAQISALDIGAHVGPPQAAEKAQLSGGILLDAILANFSRVQRLGLPLKMVMYSAHDSTLLALQGALGLYDGHTPPYAACLGFEFRRRLADADRDDADRDHPGNVTVSLFYRNDSAGLPLTLRLPGCPAPCPLSRFRQLTAPARPPAHGIPCHGSHEPATPAATVVPLLAGAVAVLAALSMGLGLLAWRPGCLRAWGGPV encoded by the exons ATGAGCAGGTGGGGCTGCGGCGCAGACAGTGCGCTGAGCTCAGCGTCTGGCTGTGTGGAGATGGCCGGGCCAGGGTTTCGGGGCCACCCCGCCGGacctctcctgctgctgctgctgctgcccccagccctgaCGGAAGGACCCCTGGTCTTCGTGGCGGTG GTGTTCCGCCATGGCGACCGGGCCCCGCTGGCCTCCTACCCCACTGACCCTCACAAGGAGGTTGCATCCACCCTGTGGCCACGTGGCCTGGGCCAGCTGACCGAG GAGGGGGTCCGCCAGCAGCTGGAGCTGGGCCGCTTCCTGAGGAGCCGCTACGAGGACTTTCTGAGCCCCGAGTACCGGCGGGAAGAG gTGTACATTCGCAGCACAGACTTTGACCGGACACTGGAGAGTGCTCAGGCCAACCTGGCGGGGCTGTTCCCTGAGGCCGCCCCAGGGCGCTCCGAGGCTGCCTGGAGGCCCATCCCTGTGCACACCGTGCCGGTCACTGAGGACAAG CTGCTGAGGTTCCCTACGCGCAGCTGTCCCCGATACCGTGAGCTGCTGAGGGAGGCCACGGAGGCCGCTGAGTACCAGACCGCCCTGGAGGGCTGGACG GACTTCTTGACTCGCCTGGAGAACTTCACGGGGCTGTCGCTGGTCGGGGAGCCGCTGCGCAAGGCGTGGAAGGTCCTGGACACTCTGATTTGCCAG cAAGCTCATGGTCTTTCCCTCCCATCCTGGGCCTCCCCAGATGTCCTGCAGACACTAGCTCAGATCTCGGCTCTGGATATCGGAGCTCACGTCGGACCACCCCAGGCAGCGGAGAAGGCCCAGCTGAGTGGGG GAATCCTGCTAGATGCCATCCTGGCTAACTTCTCCCGGGTGCAGCGCTTGGGGCTGCCACTCAAAATGGTTATGTATTCCGCT CACGACAGCACTCTCCTGGCCCTCCAGGGGGCCCTGGGTCTGTACGACGGGCACACACCGCCTTACGCCGCCTGCCTCGGCTTTGAGTTCCGGCGGCGTTTGGCCGACGCGGACCGCGACGACGCAGACCGCGACCACCCAGG gaACGTCACCGTCTCCCTCTTCTACCGCAACGACTCTGCTGGCCTGCCCTTGACTCTCCGCCTCCCCGGgtgcccagccccctgcccactaAGCCGATTCCGCCAGCTGACGGCCCCCGCCCGGCCTCCGGCTCACGGGATCCCCTGCCACGGCTCCCACGAGCCCGCCACCCCCGCAG CCACCGTGGTGCCCCTGTTGGCTGGGGCTGTGGCCGTGCTGGCGGCCCTCAGCATGGGGCTGGGCCTGCTGGCCTGGAGACCTGGCTGCTTGCGGGCCTGGGGGGGCCCCGTGTGA
- the LOC122421048 gene encoding Friend virus susceptibility protein 1-like, translated as MAGRGDRYYTYTELLAIARRFRQNPNELMISWILRVYDQGGQALSLNSGELALLGDLTGDAIFNYRCKALRGDCKTLLAWLLLAWRQRWESFLHFEATELPFRPWTTMEEGIQLVRELGMLDWIYREPPLPEPAQLALEDLPFTQGLQRRLLTAAPSELRLSLVSLLVKGMTVLEAVMEIQTIADVGLLWRQSQPGRAKLMLGPNPTRKDLMGWLLSHGVPKERVDKQPTKVLLELYIKEAKRSRGHAPYGLGDEQPPPPPYSDQACGEEPPVRQEYVPPIIR; from the coding sequence ATGGCGGGGCGGGGCGACCGCTACTACACGTACACGGAGCTCCTGGCCATCGCGCGGCGCTTCCGGCAGAACCCCAATGAGCTCATGATCAGCTGGATCCTTCGGGTGTATGACCAGGGCGGCCAGGCCCTGTCCCTGAATTCCGGGGAGCTGGCCCTGCTGGGCGACCTGACCGGTGACGCCATCTTCAACTACCGCTGCAAGGCCCTGCGGGGCGACTGCAAGACATTACTGGCCTGGCTGCTGCTGGCCTGGCGCCAGCGCTGGGAGTCCTTCCTGCACTTCGAGGCCACCGAGCTGCCCTTCCGGCCCTGGACCaccatggaggagggcatccAGCTGGTACGCGAGCTGGGCATGCTCGACTGGATCTACCGCGAGCCGCCGCTCCCCGAGCCTGCCCAGCTGGCCCTGGAGGACCTGCCCTTCACGCAGGGCCTGCAGCGGCGCCTGCTGACAGCCGCGCCCTCCGAGCTGCGGCTCTCACTGGTCAGCCTGCTGGTCAAGGGCATGACGGTGCTGGAGGCGGTGATGGAGATCCAGACCATTGCCGACGTGGGCCTGCTCTGGCGCCAGAGCCAGCCGGGCCGCGCCAAGCTGATGCTGGGGCCAAACCCCACACGCAAGGACCTCATGGGCTGGCTGCTGAGCCACGGCGTGCCCAAGGAGCGGGTGGACAAGCAGCCCACCAAGGTCCTCCTGGAGCTGTACATCAAGGAGGCCAAGCGCAGCCGTGGCCACGCCCCCTACGGGCTGGGGGACGagcagcccccacctcccccgtACTCCGACCAGGCCTGCGGGGAGGAGCCACCGGTGCGCCAGGAGTACGTGCCCCCCATCATCAGGTAG
- the LOC122421577 gene encoding transmembrane protein 202-like, with product MSMGFMILAMILSLVLLLAMGFSFRPALRRLNKTDLVFSTLSAFTGLLILLSLTLFIANCEMLQPRPHISYLVTTYLSWGAGALMLWAGILSYLNYMGMWGKGTPSMERRMSYRRWASLQSTWKSISEPSSDAGSKHTEDLSV from the exons ATGAGCATGGGCTTCATGATCCTGGCCATGATCCTGTCTCTAGTCCTCCTCTTGGCTATGGGCTTCTCCTTCCGGCCAGCGCTCCGCCGTCTTAACAAGACTGACCTCGTCTTCAGTACCCTCAGCGCCTTCACTG GGCTCCTGATTCTCCTCAGCCTGACGCTCTTTATAGCCAACTGCGAGATGCTCCAACCCAGGCCACACATATCCTACCTGGTGACCACCTACCTGAGCTGGGGTGCCGGCGCCTTGATGCTGTGGGCCG GAATCCTGAGCTACTTAAACTACATGGGCATGTGGGGCAAAGGGACGCCCTCCATGGAACGGCGGATGAGCTACCGCCGGTGGGCCTCGCTGCAGAGCACCTGGAAGTCCATATCCGAACCGTCGTCGGATGCAGGGTCCAAGCACACCGAAGACCTGTCTGTTTAA
- the KLK1 gene encoding kallikrein-1 isoform X2, with translation MEFSSNYQVWLGRHNLFEDEDTAQFAVVSEDFPNPGFNLSLLENHTRQPGEDYSHDLMLLRLQEPLQLTEDVQVLGLPTEEPQLGATCLASGWGSIKPDEFSYPDDLQCVDLTLLPNEKCAAAHPQEVTESMLCAGNLEGGKDTCVGDSGGPLICEGMLQGITSWGHIPCGSPNKPSVYTKVILYLDWINKTMTDNP, from the exons atggaattctccag caaTTACCAGGTCTGGCTGGGTCGCCACAACCTGTTTGAGGACGAAGACACGGCCCAGTTCGCCGTTGTCAGTGAGGACTTCCCAAACCCCGGATTCAACCTAAGCCTCCTGGAGAACCACACCCGCCAGCCAGGGGAGGACTACAGCCACGACCTCATGCTGCTCCGTCTGCAGGAGCCCCTCCAGCTCACCGAGGACGTGCAGGTCCTCGGCCTGCCCACCGAGGAGCCCCAACTGGGGGCCACCTGCCTCGCCTCCGGCTGGGGCAGCATCAAGCCGGATGAGT TCTCTTACCCAGACGACCTCCAGTGTGTGGACCTCACCCTCCTGCCCAATGAGAAGTGTGCCGCAGCCCACCCCCAGGAGGTGACAGAGAGCATGCTGTGTGCTGGAAACCTAGAGGGCGGCAAGGATACCTGCGTG GGTGACTCAGGGGGCCCGCTGATCTGCGAGGGTATGTTGCAAGGAATCACGTCATGGGGCCACATCCCGTGTGGCTCTCCCAATAAGCCCTCCGTCTACACCAAAGTGATTTTGTATCTGGATTGGATCAATAAGACCATGACTGACAACCCCTGA